In Populus nigra chromosome 10, ddPopNigr1.1, whole genome shotgun sequence, the following proteins share a genomic window:
- the LOC133705025 gene encoding uncharacterized protein LOC133705025: protein MEDYSGPLNWPCFYQDEGIEDLRHYLLYTTELETAIVSAKEEITRREFEIFHLKDLISKAIEERNEAQIQCQELVSDKLALQQQLLQKQQENQLQQEMQHLKQESASLTRTCSSEDESKASDSNNHSSSPDSSKVTVPSQFTDPIPQETLQSSLPEVILKLAADKPLPVKGKLLQAVKEAGPLLQTLLLAGPLPQWQHPPPQLDSIEIPPVTISSPTARLIHQDSFNSFSSCLSKKRDLELREGPDSSSPANKYQKVVPH, encoded by the exons atggaagatTACTCTGGTCCTCTGAACTGGCCGTGCTTCTACCAAGATGAG GGGATCGAAGACTTGAGGCATTATCTCTTGTACACTACAGAACTAGAAACAGCAATTGTATCAGCGAAGGAGGAGATCACAAGAAGAGAATTTGAGATATTCCATCTCAAAGATCTTATAAGCAAGGCAATTGAGGAAAGGAATGAGGCCCAGATACAATGCCAGGAACTGGTTTCTGACAAACTAGCCCTCCAACAACAACTGCTACAAAAACAGCAGGAAAATCAGCTGCAGCAAGAAATGCAGCACTTGAAGCAAGAATCCGCTTCACTCACAAGAACTTGCAGCAGTGAAGATGAATCCAAGGCTAGCGACTCCAACAATCACAGCAGCTCTCCTGATTCAAGCAAAGTCACTGTTCCCTCGCAGTTTACCGATCCAATTCCCCAGGAAACACTGCAATCATCTCTCCCAGAAGTGATCCTCAAGTTAGCAGCTGACAAGCCACTGCCAGTGAAAGGGAAACTCTTGCAGGCAGTGAAGGAAGCCGGTCCACTTCTGCAGACCCTTCTCCTGGCTGGACCACTCCCTCAATGGCAGCACCCGCCTCCCCAATTAGACTCCATTGAGATCCCACCAGTAACCATTTCTTCACCAACAGCTCGGCTAATACACCAAGACTCTTTCAACAGTTTCAGTTCTTGTTTGAGCAAGAAGAGGGATCTTGAGCTCCGTGAAGGTCCCGATTCTTCTTCCCCTGCCAACAAGTACCAGAAAGTTGTCCCCCATTGA
- the LOC133705952 gene encoding zinc finger protein ZAT5-like: MEASEEVTTRVAKGKRTKRLRVQSAIPFGLTTDSSSGDGGTNWSPTTSIDEFQDSTEEEEDMANCLILLAKGHSRDFPKQQQHHHHRDHDHDHDSRGGVYTAKFSSRKFLETANSTGSGRVGYYVYECKTCSRTFPSFQALGGHRASHKKPKAIHNDEKKQNLSISSDEEDGHYKNVSSLSLQLSENTTNRGTYSNHNKGKIHECSVCGAVFTSGQALGGHMRRHRGPLVSSTTALSLTPMTIESEEPKRARNVLSLDLDLNLPAPEDDKFAFASKQQQKQQQQKQQNTSLVFTSPALVDCHY; the protein is encoded by the coding sequence ATGGAGGCCTCAGAGGAAGTCACGACCCGTGTTGCGAAAGGGAAGAGAACAAAGCGGTTGAGGGTTCAATCGGCAATCCCTTTTGGCTTAACAACTGATTCATCAAGCGGAGATGGTGGTACCAATTGGTCACCAACAACTTCCATCGATGAATTTCAAGATAGcactgaagaagaagaagacatggcCAATTGTCTTATCCTACTTGCCAAAGGCCATTCAAGAGATTtcccaaaacaacaacaacatcatcatcatcgagatcatgatcatgatcatgattCAAGAGGAGGGGTTTACACCGCCAAATTCAGTAGTAGAAAATTCCTAGAAACCGCTAATTCCACAGGTTCTGGCAGGGTTGGTTACTATGTTTATGAGTGCAAAACATGTAGCCGAACATTTCCATCTTTTCAAGCATTAGGTGGACATAGGGCTAGTCATAAGAAGCCCAAGGCAATCCACAATGATGAGAAGAAGCAAAATCTTTCGATATCTTCTGATGAAGAAGATGGACACTACAAGAATGTTTCATCTCTTTCTCTTCAATTGAGTGAAAACACAACTAATAGAGGTACGTACAGCAATCACAATAAAGGCAAGATTCATGAGTGCTCAGTTTGTGGTGCGGTGTTTACATCAGGACAGGCCTTGGGTGGTCATATGCGGCGGCACCGGGGTCCTCTTGTGTCTAGTACCACAGCCTTGTCATTAACACCAATGACTATAGAATCTGAGGAACCCAAGAGAGCAAGAAACGTACTTTCTTTGGATTTGGATCTCAATCTTCCAGCCCCAGAAGATGATAAATTTGCCTTTGCTTCcaagcaacaacaaaaacagcagcagcagaagcAACAAAACACATCTCTTGTCTTCACCAGCCCGGCTCTGGTGGATTGTCATTACTGA